A region from the Tachyglossus aculeatus isolate mTacAcu1 chromosome X2, mTacAcu1.pri, whole genome shotgun sequence genome encodes:
- the EPHX2 gene encoding bifunctional epoxide hydrolase 2 isoform X2 → MALRVALFELGGVLLGPSPREVFSRTEEALALPSGFFGKVTTQGGQEGPFARLLRGELTLGQAVPLLDEACRDNSAASGFRLPTPFSIRRVFDEMRSGAEINIPMLQAAIALRNRGWKTCILSNTWVDDSPERSQQAQISCALAKHFDLRVESCRVGVAKPDPAIYLLALEALGARPHEAVCLDDTEANLRAALELGLVTIQAQNTAAALEKLEQITGMQPLGPKETLLTACRPDSVAHGQVSVKPGVQLHFVEAGTGPAVCLCHGFPESWFSWRYQIPALADAGFRVIALDMKGYGDSSAPQAMEEYSQEEMCKEAVTFLDKLGISQAVFIGHDWGGMFVWNMALFYPERVRAVASLNTPFMPADPSVPTMEKIRAMPVFDYQLYFQEPGVAEAELEADLSRTLKLLIRASDEKNFVTTCEVQKRGGLLVGMPESPPTSRILKEEDLRVYVQQFEKSGFRGPLNWYRNVERNWRWSCIAAGRKVIPEVERPMERPPVQLGTLSRAPSAAVMG, encoded by the exons ATGGCGCTGCGGGTGGCTCTGTTTGAGCTCGGAGGCGTCCTGCTAGGTCCGTCCCCACGAGAGGTCTTCAGTCGGACCGAGGAGGCCCTGGCCTTGCCCAG CGGATTCTTTGGGAAGGTGACCACCCAAGGGGGCCAGGAGGGCCCCTTTGCCCGCCTCCTGAGAGGAGAACTCACACTGGGACAA GCGGTGCCTCTCCTGGATGAGGCCTGTAGAGACAACTCCGCAGCCTCCGGTTTCCGGCTCCCGACCCCGTTCTCCATCCGTCGGGTGTTTGACGAGATGCGTTCTGGGGCAGAGATCAACATCCCCATGCTGCAGGCAGCCATCGCCCTCAGGAACAGGG GGTGGAAGACCTGCATCCTGTCCAACACGTGGGTGGACGACAGCCCTGAGCGCAGCCAGCAGGCACAGATCTCGTGTGCCCTGGCCAAGCATTTTGACCTACGGGTGGAGTCTTGCCGTGTGGGCGTGGCCAAGCCGGACCCGGCGATCTACTTGTTGGCGCTGGAGGCCCTGGGCGCACGGCCCCATGAG GCTGTTTGCTTGGACGACACCGAAGCCAATCTGCGGGCAGCCCTCGAATTGGGGCTGGTCACCATCCAGGCCCAGAACACAGCTGCAGCACTGGAGAAATTGGAACAGATCACCGGGATGCAG CCACTTGGCCCCAAAGAAACCCTGCTCACTGCCTGCAGGCCGGACAGCGTTGCTCACGGACAAGTCTCGGTCAAG CCTGGAGTCCAGCTGCACTTCGTGGAAGCGGGAACAGGCCCTGCTGTCTGTCTCTGTCATGGCTTCCCTGAGAGCTGGTTCTCCTGGAGGTACCAG ATCCCGGCTCTGGCTGATGCAGGGTTCCGGGTCATAGCTCTGGACATGAAGGGATATGGGGACTCCTCGGCCCCCCAAG CCATGGAGGAGTATTCCCAGGAGGAGATGTGCAAG GAGGCAGTGACTTTCCTAGACAAACTG GGTATTTCCCAGGCGGTGTTTATCGGCCATGACTGGGGCGGCATGTTTGTGTGGAACATGGCGCTCTTTTATCCGGAGCGTGTGCG GGCTGTGGCCAGTCTGAACACGCCCTTCATGCCAGCAGACCCCTCGGTGCCTACAATGGAGAAGATTCGGGCGATGCCCGTATTTGACTACCAGCTGTACTTTCAGGAGCCG GGGGTGGCTGAGGCAGAACTGGAGGCTGACCTGAGCCGAACTCTGAAACTCTTAATCCGAGCCAGTGATGAAAAG AACTTCGTCACAACCTGTGAAGttcagaagagag GCGGGCTATTGGTGGGGATGCCTGAATCTCCCCCGACGAGCCGTAtcctgaaggaggaggatttGCGTGTCTATGTGCAGCAGTTTGAGAAATCTGGCTTCAG GGGCCCGCTGAACTGGTACAGGAACGTGGAGAGGAATTGGCGCTGGTCATGCATTGCAGCTGGCCGGAAG GTCATCCCAGAGGTGGAGCGTCCCATGGAGAGGCCGCCTGTCCAGCTGGGCACCCTCAGTCGTGCACCTTCAGCTGCTGTCATGGGGTAG
- the LOC119949373 gene encoding L-gulonolactone oxidase-like, which translates to MAQAHGHGGVQFQNWARTYGCCPELFFQPTSAEEIREILELARQRNKKVKVVGGGHSPSDIACTDGFMIQMGKMNRVLKVDKEKRQVTVEAGILLSDLNTELDKHGLALSNLGAVSEVAAAGVIGTGTHNTGIQHGILATQVVSLTLLTATGETLECSESSHAELFQAVRVHLGCLGVVLTLTLQCVLTFHLREISFPSTLQDVLDNLESHLQQSEYFRFLWFPHSENVSVIYQDRTDRPASSSSSWFWDYGVGYYLLECLLWFSTFLPFLVPWINRFFFRLLFAHRAEHTDLSHRVFNYECRFKQHVQDWAIPIGKTKEALLELKAALERDPKVVAHYPVEVRFARGDPILLSPCFQRDSCYMNIIMYRPYGKDVPRLHYWLAYERIMKKVGGRPHWAKAHTCTRADFEIMYPAFRQFCSIREKLDPTGMFLNSYLEKVFH; encoded by the exons ATG gcccaggcccacGGCCACGGAGGGGTCCAGTTCCAGAACTGGGCTAGAACCTACGGCTGCTGCCCAGAACTCTTCTTCCAGCCCACATCTGctgaggagataagggag ATTTTGGAGTTGGCTCGGCAGCGCAACAAGAAGGTGAAGGTGGTGGGAGGGGGCCACTCCCCATCGGACATTGCCTGTACCGACGGTTTCATGATCCAGATGGGGAAGATGAATCGTGTTCTCAAG GTGGACAAGGAGAAGAGGCAGGTCACTGTGGAAGCTGGGATTCTTCTCTCAGACCTGAACACGGAGCTGGACAAGCATGGCCTGGCCCTCTCCAA CCTGGGGGCCGTATCTGAGGTGGCCGCAGCTGGAGTCATCGGTACCGGGACCCATAACACGGGAATCCAGCATGGCATTCTGGCCACTCAG GTGGTGTCTCTGACGCTGCTGACCGCCACGGGCGAGACCCTGGAGTGCTCGGAGTCCAGCCATGCAGAGCTGTTCCAGGCGGTGCGGGTGCATCTGGGCTGTTTGGGAGTGGTGCTGACACTGACACTGCAGTGCGTCCTGACCTTTCACCTGCGGGAGATATCGTTCCCTTCCACCCTCCAAGAC GTCCTCGACAATCTGGAGAGCCACCTCCAGCAGTCGGAATACTTCCGCTTCCTGTGGTTTCCGCATAGCGAGAATGTCAGCGTCATCTACCAGGACCGCACGGATCGG cCTGCTTCGTCCTCATCCAGCTGGTTCTGGGACTACGGCGTCGGCTACTACCTCCTGGAGTGCCTGTTATGGTTCAG CACATTCCTGCCCTTCCTGGTGCCCTGGATCAATCGCTTCTTCTTCCGGCTCCTGTTTGCCCACCGAGCGGAGCACACTGACCTCAGTCACAGGGTCTTCAACTATGAGTGTCGCTTCAAGCAGCATGTCCAGGATTGGGCGATCCCCAT AGGGAAGACCAAGGAAGCCTTGCTGGAGCTGAAGGCCGCGTTGGAACGAGATCCCAAGGTGGTGGCGCACTATCCGGTGGAGGTCCGGTTTGCCCGGGGGGACCCCATCCTGCTGAGCCCGTGTTTCCAGAGGGACAGCTGCTACATGAACATCATCATGTACAG GCCCTACGGGAAGGACGTTCCTCGGCTGCACTATTGGCTGGCATATGAGAGGATCATGAAGAAGGTCGGAGGGAGGCCGCACTGGGCCAAG GCGCACACGTGCACCCGAGCTGACTTTGAGATCATGTATCCTGCTTTCCGGCAATTTTGCTCCATCCGGGAGAAGTTGGACCCCACCGGGATGTTCTTGAACTCATACCTGGAAAAAGTGtttcactga
- the EPHX2 gene encoding bifunctional epoxide hydrolase 2 isoform X1 — protein sequence MALRVALFELGGVLLGPSPREVFSRTEEALALPSGFFGKVTTQGGQEGPFARLLRGELTLGQAVPLLDEACRDNSAASGFRLPTPFSIRRVFDEMRSGAEINIPMLQAAIALRNRGWKTCILSNTWVDDSPERSQQAQISCALAKHFDLRVESCRVGVAKPDPAIYLLALEALGARPHEAVCLDDTEANLRAALELGLVTIQAQNTAAALEKLEQITGMQPLGPKETLLTACRPDSVAHGQVSVKPGVQLHFVEAGTGPAVCLCHGFPESWFSWRYQIPALADAGFRVIALDMKGYGDSSAPQAMEEYSQEEMCKEAVTFLDKLGISQAVFIGHDWGGMFVWNMALFYPERVRAVASLNTPFMPADPSVPTMEKIRAMPVFDYQLYFQEPGVAEAELEADLSRTLKLLIRASDEKNFVTTCEVQKRGGLLVGMPESPPTSRILKEEDLRVYVQQFEKSGFRGPLNWYRNVERNWRWSCIAAGRKIMVPALMITAGKDPVLTPHMSRNMEEWVPQLKRSHIEECGHWTQMDRPTELNQILTKWLKQLPASVAKL from the exons ATGGCGCTGCGGGTGGCTCTGTTTGAGCTCGGAGGCGTCCTGCTAGGTCCGTCCCCACGAGAGGTCTTCAGTCGGACCGAGGAGGCCCTGGCCTTGCCCAG CGGATTCTTTGGGAAGGTGACCACCCAAGGGGGCCAGGAGGGCCCCTTTGCCCGCCTCCTGAGAGGAGAACTCACACTGGGACAA GCGGTGCCTCTCCTGGATGAGGCCTGTAGAGACAACTCCGCAGCCTCCGGTTTCCGGCTCCCGACCCCGTTCTCCATCCGTCGGGTGTTTGACGAGATGCGTTCTGGGGCAGAGATCAACATCCCCATGCTGCAGGCAGCCATCGCCCTCAGGAACAGGG GGTGGAAGACCTGCATCCTGTCCAACACGTGGGTGGACGACAGCCCTGAGCGCAGCCAGCAGGCACAGATCTCGTGTGCCCTGGCCAAGCATTTTGACCTACGGGTGGAGTCTTGCCGTGTGGGCGTGGCCAAGCCGGACCCGGCGATCTACTTGTTGGCGCTGGAGGCCCTGGGCGCACGGCCCCATGAG GCTGTTTGCTTGGACGACACCGAAGCCAATCTGCGGGCAGCCCTCGAATTGGGGCTGGTCACCATCCAGGCCCAGAACACAGCTGCAGCACTGGAGAAATTGGAACAGATCACCGGGATGCAG CCACTTGGCCCCAAAGAAACCCTGCTCACTGCCTGCAGGCCGGACAGCGTTGCTCACGGACAAGTCTCGGTCAAG CCTGGAGTCCAGCTGCACTTCGTGGAAGCGGGAACAGGCCCTGCTGTCTGTCTCTGTCATGGCTTCCCTGAGAGCTGGTTCTCCTGGAGGTACCAG ATCCCGGCTCTGGCTGATGCAGGGTTCCGGGTCATAGCTCTGGACATGAAGGGATATGGGGACTCCTCGGCCCCCCAAG CCATGGAGGAGTATTCCCAGGAGGAGATGTGCAAG GAGGCAGTGACTTTCCTAGACAAACTG GGTATTTCCCAGGCGGTGTTTATCGGCCATGACTGGGGCGGCATGTTTGTGTGGAACATGGCGCTCTTTTATCCGGAGCGTGTGCG GGCTGTGGCCAGTCTGAACACGCCCTTCATGCCAGCAGACCCCTCGGTGCCTACAATGGAGAAGATTCGGGCGATGCCCGTATTTGACTACCAGCTGTACTTTCAGGAGCCG GGGGTGGCTGAGGCAGAACTGGAGGCTGACCTGAGCCGAACTCTGAAACTCTTAATCCGAGCCAGTGATGAAAAG AACTTCGTCACAACCTGTGAAGttcagaagagag GCGGGCTATTGGTGGGGATGCCTGAATCTCCCCCGACGAGCCGTAtcctgaaggaggaggatttGCGTGTCTATGTGCAGCAGTTTGAGAAATCTGGCTTCAG GGGCCCGCTGAACTGGTACAGGAACGTGGAGAGGAATTGGCGCTGGTCATGCATTGCAGCTGGCCGGAAG ATCATGGTTCCGGCGCTGATGATCACGGCTGGGAAGGACCCAGTTCTGACCCCGCATATGTCCCGGAACATGGAGGAATGG GTCCCTCAACTGAAGCGGAGCCACATTGAGGAGTGCGGACACTGGACACAGATGGACAG GCCGACTGAGCTGAACCAGATCCTCACCAAGTGGCTGAAGCAACTTCCTGCCAGTGTCGCCAAGCTGTGA